A stretch of Chloroflexota bacterium DNA encodes these proteins:
- a CDS encoding S41 family peptidase translates to MLQGCAKALGISALALVLATCAFLSGFAYSSVLRPGTGAAPIIALPVPGSAPVASAPPEFGVFWEAWNVIRTSFYGKIPNVKPMSYAAIRGVLKTLGDQHTVFLEPRNTAAEAEQLRGDFQGIGAYINLDKDQFVITAPIPGSPAEKAGILAGDIILKVGDKDVKGLTLDELVALIRGPRGSKVSLTIFRTTKPDPVVIEVARDIINLPSVISKMQDDNIGYVRLTIFGEKSKTEVADAINTLKRQGAKALVFDLRGNPGGYLTTAIDVAGQFIKDGPVAYERGKDGNEREFRATGNGAWMDGPLVVLIDKGSASASEIVSGAIQDRKRAILLGDTSFGKGSVQAVHQLSDKSSVHITIAEWLTPNKRQISGTGLTPDMSIPMSADDVKRGVDTQLEAALKYLKENK, encoded by the coding sequence ATGCTGCAAGGTTGCGCTAAGGCGCTCGGTATTTCCGCGCTGGCGTTAGTTCTCGCCACGTGCGCGTTTTTGTCGGGGTTTGCATATAGCAGCGTGCTGCGCCCCGGCACCGGCGCCGCGCCGATCATTGCCCTGCCGGTGCCGGGAAGCGCGCCGGTGGCATCCGCACCGCCCGAGTTTGGCGTGTTCTGGGAAGCGTGGAACGTCATCCGCACCTCGTTCTACGGCAAGATTCCGAACGTCAAGCCAATGTCGTATGCCGCCATTCGCGGCGTGCTCAAAACGCTTGGCGACCAGCATACGGTCTTTCTCGAGCCACGCAACACTGCGGCCGAAGCAGAGCAGTTGCGCGGCGACTTTCAGGGCATCGGCGCCTACATCAACCTGGACAAAGACCAGTTCGTCATCACCGCGCCCATTCCCGGCTCGCCAGCCGAGAAAGCCGGCATCCTCGCGGGCGATATTATCCTCAAGGTGGGAGACAAGGACGTTAAGGGCCTCACGTTGGACGAGTTGGTGGCGTTAATCCGCGGTCCGCGCGGTTCCAAGGTCAGCCTGACCATATTTCGCACTACAAAACCCGATCCCGTCGTTATCGAGGTGGCCCGCGATATCATCAACCTGCCCAGTGTTATCTCGAAGATGCAGGACGACAACATCGGCTACGTGCGCTTGACTATTTTCGGTGAGAAGAGCAAGACCGAAGTCGCCGACGCCATCAACACGCTAAAGAGGCAAGGCGCAAAAGCGCTTGTGTTCGACCTGCGCGGAAATCCGGGCGGCTATCTGACCACGGCGATCGACGTGGCGGGCCAGTTTATCAAGGATGGCCCGGTCGCTTACGAGCGCGGCAAGGATGGCAACGAGCGCGAGTTTCGCGCGACCGGCAACGGCGCATGGATGGACGGTCCGCTCGTCGTGTTGATCGACAAGGGCAGCGCCAGTGCGTCGGAGATCGTGTCCGGGGCGATTCAAGACCGCAAGCGCGCGATCCTGCTCGGAGACACCAGCTTCGGCAAGGGCTCGGTGCAGGCCGTACACCAGCTCAGCGACAAGTCGTCCGTGCATATCACGATCGCCGAATGGTTGACGCCCAACAAGCGGCAAATCTCCGGCACCGGCCTGACGCCTGACATGTCCATCCCGATGTCAGCCGACGACGTAAAACGTGGTGTGGATACGCAGCTTGAAGCGGCGCTGAAGTATCTTAAGGAGAACAAGTAG
- a CDS encoding M28 family peptidase — MKRHIALLAASIIVAATAALALFERRDADLPVAPTGTTAPLLFDGASAMRFAQAQCDIGPRPTGTAQGKQTGDTIIATLKSFGWSVEEQKFDYRAVPIRNIIAKRGQGAPVILGAHYDTRPRADQDPRSPASPIIGANDGASGVAVLLELARVLPALPAKSIWLAFFDAEDWGGIDGWPFSVGADYLAASLTQAPQAVVVLDMIGDRDLQIYYEQNSNMAIQQAIFGEAARLGYSANFIAQPRFSMTDDHTPFLQRGYAAVDLIDFDYPYWHTLADTCDKISAMSMEKVGRTMTSWLARSKAAP, encoded by the coding sequence ATGAAACGGCATATCGCACTGCTCGCCGCATCGATCATCGTGGCGGCCACTGCGGCACTCGCCCTGTTTGAGCGCCGCGACGCGGATCTACCGGTTGCGCCGACTGGCACAACCGCGCCGCTGTTATTCGACGGCGCGTCGGCCATGCGCTTCGCGCAGGCCCAGTGCGACATCGGACCGCGGCCGACCGGCACGGCGCAGGGCAAACAGACCGGCGACACCATCATCGCCACGCTCAAGTCGTTTGGCTGGAGCGTCGAAGAGCAGAAGTTCGACTATCGGGCAGTGCCTATCCGTAACATCATCGCCAAACGAGGGCAAGGGGCGCCGGTCATCCTGGGCGCGCACTACGATACACGCCCGCGCGCCGACCAGGATCCGCGCAGCCCCGCCTCGCCGATCATCGGCGCGAATGACGGCGCCAGCGGCGTAGCCGTGCTGCTCGAACTGGCGCGTGTGCTGCCGGCGCTGCCCGCCAAATCGATCTGGCTGGCATTCTTCGACGCCGAGGATTGGGGCGGCATCGACGGCTGGCCGTTCTCGGTCGGAGCCGATTACCTGGCCGCTTCGCTGACGCAGGCACCGCAGGCGGTGGTTGTACTGGACATGATCGGCGACCGCGACCTGCAGATCTACTACGAACAGAACTCCAATATGGCGATCCAGCAGGCGATCTTTGGGGAGGCGGCGCGACTCGGATATAGTGCGAACTTTATTGCCCAGCCACGCTTCTCGATGACGGACGACCACACGCCGTTTCTACAGCGCGGTTATGCGGCGGTCGACCTGATTGACTTTGACTACCCGTACTGGCACACGCTGGCTGATACCTGTGATAAAATATCTGCTATGAGTATGGAGAAGGTGGGGAGAACTATGACTTCATGGCTGGCACGGTCAAAGGCGGCGCCCTAA
- a CDS encoding S41 family peptidase, producing MRTILRVAALAVMFFVFTTGMFAAGYVVQQYMPRPAVPATNASATPSPSPAASPQAGQDDFGVFWEVWGLLKAEFIGKLPDDKQMTYAAIQGVVDSLGDSHTTFTDPKRAALLESDLAGSFEGIGATVEQKNGQIVIVAPLKGRPAEKAGLLAGDIVTKIDGQTTDGLSLTEAILRIRGPKGTQVTLTVFRAGARDPIDISITRAAIAVESVNTRQLDNGIAYIQLTEFTGTASKEMDDALKTALAGNPKGIVLDLRGNPGGYLQTAIEIASEFISSGVIVSERDKDGKTTDHRALPGGRATKIPIVVLVDKGSASASEILSGAIKDSKRGVLVGDTTYGKGSVQVSNRLSDDSRLTVTIRHWLTPSGRDIDGQGIEPDFAVPFPESDRKGGRDPQLDRAVEYLTTGK from the coding sequence ATGCGCACCATTTTACGCGTGGCCGCGCTGGCCGTTATGTTCTTTGTGTTCACGACCGGCATGTTTGCCGCCGGGTATGTCGTGCAACAATATATGCCGCGCCCGGCCGTGCCTGCGACAAACGCCTCGGCCACGCCATCCCCCTCCCCTGCCGCCAGCCCGCAAGCGGGACAGGACGATTTCGGCGTTTTCTGGGAAGTCTGGGGTCTGCTGAAAGCCGAGTTCATCGGCAAACTGCCGGATGATAAGCAGATGACCTATGCGGCGATTCAAGGCGTCGTCGATTCGCTGGGCGACTCGCACACGACCTTCACCGACCCTAAACGCGCCGCGCTTCTGGAGTCCGATCTGGCCGGCAGCTTCGAGGGCATTGGCGCCACGGTCGAGCAGAAGAATGGCCAGATCGTGATAGTGGCTCCGTTGAAGGGACGCCCGGCGGAAAAGGCCGGATTGCTGGCCGGCGACATCGTGACAAAGATCGATGGCCAGACTACCGACGGCCTCTCGCTGACCGAGGCGATCCTGCGCATCCGCGGGCCCAAGGGCACCCAGGTCACGCTCACCGTGTTTCGCGCCGGCGCGCGCGACCCGATCGACATCTCAATCACGCGCGCAGCGATTGCGGTGGAGTCCGTCAACACGCGCCAGTTGGACAACGGCATCGCTTACATTCAGTTGACCGAGTTCACCGGGACCGCGTCGAAGGAGATGGACGACGCACTCAAGACCGCGCTGGCCGGCAATCCGAAAGGCATCGTGCTCGACTTGCGCGGCAATCCGGGCGGCTACCTGCAGACGGCGATCGAAATCGCCAGCGAATTCATCTCGAGCGGCGTGATCGTCAGCGAGCGCGACAAAGATGGCAAGACGACGGACCATCGCGCGCTGCCGGGCGGGCGGGCGACCAAGATCCCGATCGTCGTACTTGTGGACAAAGGCTCGGCAAGCGCGTCGGAGATTCTGTCAGGAGCGATTAAAGACAGCAAGCGTGGCGTGCTGGTCGGCGACACGACCTATGGCAAGGGCTCGGTACAGGTATCCAATCGCCTGAGCGACGATTCGCGCTTGACTGTGACTATCCGTCACTGGCTGACGCCCAGCGGGCGTGATATCGACGGGCAGGGCATCGAGCCGGACTTCGCGGTGCCGTTCCCGGAGTCCGACCGCAAAGGCGGGCGCGATCCGCAACTGGATCGCGCCGTAGAGTACCTCACCACCGGCAAGTGA
- a CDS encoding 2-oxo acid dehydrogenase subunit E2, whose product MATNIIMPKLGFDMSSGKVVRWLKTEGAAVRRGEAVLEIETDKATVEVQAEVDGILGSIIVAEGDVPVGNAIGQILAAGESMGAAAPAAAPIAKATVTAAPGKSAESTPRPTIAAPSGTALNAGGRIVASPIARRLAQEMSVDLTRIKGTGPGGRIVRDDVKAQKASQPAAQALAAIPSAAPAAGDLLLTRMRQTIARRMAESKGPIPQFYITSEVDMGAAMAVVNQMLEAGKAEDLRVSPLTLVMKACGLMLRKYPALNASFGGDRLIMHERVNIGVAVAIEGGLLTPVVPDCDQKSVAQIARDTRAAAERARSGKLNTDDMSQGTFSISNLGMFDVEHFVAIVNPPEAAILALGTAKEAPVVENGQLKTGWRMKMTLSADHRITDGAEAARFLQEVKKLLQTPMALFL is encoded by the coding sequence ATGGCAACCAATATCATCATGCCCAAGCTGGGCTTCGACATGTCGTCCGGCAAAGTCGTACGCTGGTTGAAAACCGAAGGCGCGGCGGTACGTCGTGGGGAAGCGGTGCTCGAAATCGAGACCGACAAGGCCACTGTTGAAGTTCAGGCCGAGGTGGACGGCATTCTCGGGAGCATAATCGTCGCCGAGGGTGATGTGCCGGTCGGCAATGCGATCGGCCAGATCCTCGCCGCCGGCGAATCGATGGGTGCTGCCGCTCCCGCAGCGGCCCCGATTGCCAAAGCGACGGTAACGGCGGCCCCGGGCAAATCAGCCGAGAGCACCCCGCGCCCCACGATTGCTGCGCCGTCTGGTACTGCGCTGAACGCCGGCGGACGGATTGTCGCTTCGCCCATTGCGCGGCGGTTGGCGCAGGAGATGAGCGTTGACCTGACGCGCATCAAAGGCACCGGTCCAGGCGGCCGCATCGTACGCGACGATGTCAAGGCGCAGAAGGCATCGCAGCCGGCTGCACAGGCGCTCGCTGCGATACCGTCGGCAGCTCCGGCCGCCGGCGATCTGCTGCTGACGCGCATGCGCCAGACGATCGCCCGGCGCATGGCCGAGAGCAAGGGGCCGATCCCGCAGTTTTACATCACATCCGAAGTGGACATGGGCGCCGCCATGGCGGTAGTGAACCAGATGCTGGAGGCCGGCAAGGCCGAGGACTTGCGCGTTTCGCCGCTGACGCTGGTTATGAAGGCCTGCGGACTCATGCTGCGCAAGTATCCGGCGCTGAACGCGTCGTTCGGCGGCGACCGGCTGATAATGCACGAGCGCGTGAACATCGGGGTAGCAGTCGCCATCGAAGGCGGCCTGCTGACACCGGTCGTGCCGGACTGCGACCAGAAGTCGGTGGCGCAGATCGCGCGCGATACGCGCGCCGCCGCGGAACGGGCGCGCAGTGGAAAGCTGAATACGGACGACATGAGCCAGGGCACCTTCAGCATCAGCAACCTCGGCATGTTCGATGTCGAACATTTCGTGGCGATCGTGAACCCGCCGGAGGCCGCCATCCTCGCGCTCGGCACGGCGAAGGAAGCGCCGGTGGTCGAGAACGGCCAATTGAAGACCGGCTGGCGGATGAAGATGACGCTGTCAGCCGACCACCGCATCACCGACGGGGCCGAGGCGGCGCGCTTCCTGCAGGAAGTCAAAAAGCTGTTGCAGACGCCCATGGCGCTGTTTCTGTAA
- the hflX gene encoding GTPase HflX, whose protein sequence is MKTRSYPTHAPAEKAFLVGVELKHDISSFHILDSLDELAQLCGTAGLEVVGQATQKLESVHPNTYVGKGKVEELVAWKRELNFDVAVFDDELLPRQGRELEDALEVKIIDRTALILDIFAQHARTREGQLQVELAQYEYRLPRLTRLWTHLARQAGGGGGGSGVGVGLRGPGETQLEVDRRDIRSRISQLKKELEQVRAHRKHYRQRRESNNAPVIAIVGYTNAGKSTLLNALSDAHVLAENKLFATLDPTTRRVRLPSGHEALFTDTVGFIQKLPTQLVAAFRATLEEISDADLLLHVVDATHPNAQGQARTVESVLQELDAAGKPTQIVLNKLDRYTEDRAKLIEAFPDAILVSAAQGDGIDQLLARVEDVLEAEWPAMDVQVPFTAGELVDLFHRFGTIDREEHLAGGTHIQGRIPPHLADRFLPYAVRRRGTRHAMQT, encoded by the coding sequence ATGAAAACACGATCGTACCCGACCCATGCCCCGGCCGAGAAGGCGTTCCTGGTCGGCGTCGAGCTCAAGCACGACATATCCAGCTTCCACATTCTCGATTCGCTCGACGAACTGGCGCAGCTATGCGGCACCGCCGGCCTGGAGGTCGTGGGCCAGGCCACGCAGAAACTCGAATCAGTTCACCCCAACACGTACGTTGGCAAGGGCAAGGTCGAGGAATTGGTCGCGTGGAAACGCGAGCTCAATTTCGACGTGGCGGTCTTTGACGACGAGTTGCTGCCGCGCCAGGGTCGCGAACTGGAAGACGCGCTGGAGGTCAAGATCATCGACCGCACGGCGCTGATCCTCGATATCTTCGCGCAGCACGCGCGCACGCGCGAGGGCCAACTGCAGGTCGAACTGGCGCAGTATGAGTACCGCTTGCCGCGGCTGACCCGCCTGTGGACGCACCTCGCACGCCAGGCCGGCGGCGGGGGAGGGGGGTCGGGTGTCGGCGTCGGTCTGCGCGGCCCCGGCGAAACGCAGTTGGAGGTCGACCGGCGCGATATCCGCTCGCGCATTAGCCAGCTTAAGAAAGAGTTGGAGCAGGTGCGTGCGCACCGCAAGCATTACCGCCAGCGCCGCGAGTCGAACAATGCGCCGGTGATCGCCATCGTCGGCTACACCAACGCCGGCAAGTCCACACTGCTCAACGCGCTGTCCGACGCGCACGTGCTGGCCGAGAACAAGCTGTTCGCCACCCTCGACCCGACCACGCGCCGCGTGAGGCTGCCATCCGGGCACGAAGCGTTGTTCACCGATACCGTCGGCTTCATCCAGAAACTGCCGACCCAACTGGTCGCGGCGTTCCGGGCGACGCTGGAGGAGATCAGCGACGCCGACCTGTTGCTGCACGTGGTCGACGCCACGCACCCGAACGCGCAAGGCCAGGCGCGCACGGTGGAGAGCGTCTTGCAAGAGTTGGACGCCGCCGGCAAGCCGACCCAGATCGTGCTGAACAAGCTCGATCGCTACACCGAAGATAGGGCGAAGTTGATCGAGGCGTTCCCGGACGCTATCCTGGTCTCGGCTGCGCAGGGCGATGGCATCGACCAACTGCTGGCGCGCGTTGAAGACGTGTTGGAAGCAGAATGGCCGGCGATGGACGTGCAGGTGCCGTTCACTGCCGGTGAACTCGTCGACCTGTTTCATCGCTTCGGCACGATCGATCGCGAAGAGCATCTGGCGGGCGGCACGCACATCCAGGGACGGATCCCGCCGCACTTGGCGGATCGTTTCCTGCCGTATGCCGTGCGGCGGCGGGGCACGCGGCACGCAATGCAGACGTGA